Proteins encoded within one genomic window of Callithrix jacchus isolate 240 chromosome 11, calJac240_pri, whole genome shotgun sequence:
- the NXPH1 gene encoding neurexophilin-1 isoform X2, whose amino-acid sequence MVTCANLTNGGKSELLKSGSSKSTLKHIWTESSKDLSISRLLSQTFHGKENDTDLDLRYDTPEPYSEQDLWDWLRNSTDLQEPRPRAKRRPIVKTGKFKKMFGWGDFHSNIKTVKLNLLITGKIVDHGNGTFSVYFRHNSTGQGNVSVSLVPPTKIVEFDLAQQTVIDAKDSKSFNCRIEYEKVDKATKNTLCNYDPSKTCYQEQTQSHVSWLCSKPFKVICIYISFYSTDYKLVQKVCPDYNYHSDTPYFPSG is encoded by the coding sequence gTCACATGTGCCAATTTAACGAATGGTGGAAAGTCAGAACTTCTGAAATCAGGAAGCAGCAAATCCACACTAAAGCACATATGGACAGAAAGCAGCAAAGACTTGTCTATCAGCCGACTTCTGTCACAGACTTTTCATGGCAAAGAGAATGATACAGATTTGGACCTGAGATATGATACCCCAGAACCTTATTCTGAGCAAGACCTCTGGGACTGGCTGAGGAACTCCACAGACCTCCAAGAGCCGAGGCCGAGGGCTAAGAGAAGGCCCATTGTTAAAACGGGCaagtttaagaaaatgtttgGATGGGGTGATTTTCATTCCAACATCAAAACAGTGAAGCTGAACCTGTTGATAACTGGGAAAATTGTAGATCATGGCAATGGGACATTTAGTGTTTATTTCAGGCATAATTCAACTGGTCAAGGGAATGTATCTGTCAGCTTGGTGCCCCCTACAAAAATCGTGGAATTTGACTTGGCACAACAAACCGTGATTGATGCCAAAGATTCCAAGTCTTTTAATTGTCGCATTGAATATGAAAAGGTTGACAAGGCTACCAAGAACACACTCTGCAACTATGACCCTTCAAAAACCTGTTACCAGGAGCAGACCCAAAGTCATGTATCCTGGCTCTGCTCTAAGCCCTTTAAGGTGATCTGtatttacatttccttttataGTACAGATTATAAACTGGTACAGAAAGTGTGCCCTGACTACAACTACCACAGTGACACACCTTACTTTCCTTCGGGATGA
- the NXPH1 gene encoding neurexophilin-1 isoform X1 has protein sequence MQAACWYVLLLLQPTVYLVTCANLTNGGKSELLKSGSSKSTLKHIWTESSKDLSISRLLSQTFHGKENDTDLDLRYDTPEPYSEQDLWDWLRNSTDLQEPRPRAKRRPIVKTGKFKKMFGWGDFHSNIKTVKLNLLITGKIVDHGNGTFSVYFRHNSTGQGNVSVSLVPPTKIVEFDLAQQTVIDAKDSKSFNCRIEYEKVDKATKNTLCNYDPSKTCYQEQTQSHVSWLCSKPFKVICIYISFYSTDYKLVQKVCPDYNYHSDTPYFPSG, from the coding sequence gTCACATGTGCCAATTTAACGAATGGTGGAAAGTCAGAACTTCTGAAATCAGGAAGCAGCAAATCCACACTAAAGCACATATGGACAGAAAGCAGCAAAGACTTGTCTATCAGCCGACTTCTGTCACAGACTTTTCATGGCAAAGAGAATGATACAGATTTGGACCTGAGATATGATACCCCAGAACCTTATTCTGAGCAAGACCTCTGGGACTGGCTGAGGAACTCCACAGACCTCCAAGAGCCGAGGCCGAGGGCTAAGAGAAGGCCCATTGTTAAAACGGGCaagtttaagaaaatgtttgGATGGGGTGATTTTCATTCCAACATCAAAACAGTGAAGCTGAACCTGTTGATAACTGGGAAAATTGTAGATCATGGCAATGGGACATTTAGTGTTTATTTCAGGCATAATTCAACTGGTCAAGGGAATGTATCTGTCAGCTTGGTGCCCCCTACAAAAATCGTGGAATTTGACTTGGCACAACAAACCGTGATTGATGCCAAAGATTCCAAGTCTTTTAATTGTCGCATTGAATATGAAAAGGTTGACAAGGCTACCAAGAACACACTCTGCAACTATGACCCTTCAAAAACCTGTTACCAGGAGCAGACCCAAAGTCATGTATCCTGGCTCTGCTCTAAGCCCTTTAAGGTGATCTGtatttacatttccttttataGTACAGATTATAAACTGGTACAGAAAGTGTGCCCTGACTACAACTACCACAGTGACACACCTTACTTTCCTTCGGGATGA